From the Burkholderia mayonis genome, one window contains:
- a CDS encoding flagellar biosynthesis protein FlhA produces the protein MADEQYGRRLQRALGRHVDSIPIVSVLGVLCLIIFPLPIPILDVALALNLTASVLILALSVYIPHALHLSTFPTLLLVATLFRLGLNIATTRQILLNGYAGDIITTFGKLVVGGDVVVGCVVFIIIAIIQFVVVAKGADRVAEVGARFSLDALPGKQMAIDADLRAGMISKADALERRRQLEQTSQFYGAMDGASKFVKGDAIAGLLIAIVNVVGGIVIGTAVNGHALADTARLYTVLTVGDGLVSQIPSLLISFASGILITRVASIDSATAVGADIGTQIASQPRAIFAAAIVAAGFALVPGFPAMAFLGLAAALALLAALIPRLNVMRGGSASARQHWARRDGGANAVVDGDLGVSVPLRVRLGLDLFHRLRPLELDRLLLALRERFRESGVPYPGLTLSADPALPAYGYAVDVDEVPIAADQLELASDDVERARRMPLDVLAGRHRADDEKPVALEAALVERIGEAICSRPWRFLGIQEASYLQDALSRHYPQLVNLLAERIHLFVFRDVLVELLRSGIAIRNTRAIAEGLTKGCAQPNDIDGLVSSARQALSSQISNQWGGAEHCIPIVVLAPELEAILRQKLIVTGQGKFLDLQVDEQHLFVQRVVDGMKEAWCEQRGAVLVTGQDLRRSVEMLVAGGGGRMTVLAVEEISDEIEYRVLHTICVTELEQPGACMSGSVEGFRE, from the coding sequence ATGGCGGACGAACAATACGGACGGCGGCTGCAACGCGCGCTCGGGCGGCACGTGGACAGCATTCCGATCGTCTCGGTGTTAGGCGTGCTCTGCCTGATTATTTTTCCGCTGCCGATTCCGATCCTGGATGTCGCGCTTGCGCTGAACCTCACAGCATCGGTGCTGATCCTCGCATTGAGCGTGTACATTCCGCATGCGCTGCATCTATCGACATTTCCGACGCTGCTGCTCGTAGCGACACTGTTTCGCCTCGGATTGAACATTGCAACGACGCGTCAGATCCTGCTGAACGGCTACGCGGGCGACATCATCACGACGTTCGGTAAGCTGGTCGTCGGCGGGGACGTCGTCGTAGGCTGCGTGGTCTTCATCATCATCGCGATCATCCAGTTCGTCGTCGTTGCGAAAGGCGCGGATCGCGTCGCTGAAGTGGGCGCGCGCTTTTCGCTCGATGCGTTGCCCGGCAAGCAAATGGCGATCGACGCGGATTTGCGCGCGGGCATGATTAGCAAGGCCGATGCGTTGGAGCGCCGGCGGCAGCTCGAGCAGACGAGCCAGTTTTACGGCGCGATGGACGGCGCAAGCAAATTCGTCAAAGGGGATGCGATTGCCGGTTTGCTGATCGCAATCGTCAACGTGGTGGGCGGAATCGTGATCGGCACGGCGGTCAATGGTCATGCGCTTGCGGACACCGCCCGCCTGTATACGGTGTTGACGGTCGGCGACGGCCTGGTGTCGCAGATTCCATCGCTCCTGATTTCGTTTGCCTCAGGCATCCTGATTACGCGCGTCGCGTCGATCGACAGCGCGACCGCAGTCGGTGCGGATATCGGCACGCAGATCGCGAGCCAGCCGCGAGCGATTTTCGCGGCGGCGATCGTGGCGGCCGGCTTCGCGCTCGTTCCCGGCTTCCCGGCGATGGCGTTTCTTGGTCTGGCCGCTGCGCTTGCGCTGCTGGCTGCGTTGATTCCGCGGCTGAACGTCATGAGAGGCGGCAGTGCATCGGCTCGCCAGCATTGGGCGCGCCGGGACGGCGGCGCGAACGCGGTCGTCGACGGCGATCTCGGCGTATCGGTGCCGTTGCGTGTGCGACTCGGCCTCGATCTCTTCCATCGGCTGAGGCCGCTTGAACTCGATCGTCTGCTGCTTGCGCTGAGGGAGCGCTTCAGGGAAAGCGGCGTGCCTTATCCCGGACTGACACTTTCGGCCGATCCTGCGCTGCCGGCATACGGCTATGCCGTGGATGTCGACGAGGTTCCCATCGCGGCCGATCAACTGGAACTCGCATCGGATGACGTCGAGCGCGCGCGGCGGATGCCGCTTGACGTCCTGGCCGGACGGCATCGCGCGGACGACGAGAAGCCCGTTGCGCTCGAGGCGGCGCTCGTCGAGCGGATCGGCGAGGCGATTTGCTCGAGGCCGTGGCGTTTCCTCGGCATTCAGGAAGCGAGCTATCTGCAGGATGCGCTATCCCGGCATTATCCGCAGCTCGTCAACCTGCTCGCCGAGCGGATTCATCTATTCGTCTTTCGTGACGTGCTCGTCGAGCTGCTCAGATCCGGCATCGCGATTCGCAACACGCGCGCGATTGCAGAGGGGTTGACGAAGGGCTGTGCGCAACCAAACGACATCGATGGCCTCGTTTCGTCGGCGCGGCAAGCTTTGTCGAGTCAGATCTCGAATCAGTGGGGCGGTGCGGAGCACTGCATTCCGATCGTCGTGCTGGCCCCCGAATTGGAAGCGATATTGAGGCAGAAGTTGATCGTCACCGGGCAGGGAAAGTTTCTCGATCTGCAGGTCGACGAACAACATCTGTTTGTCCAACGGGTGGTCGACGGGATGAAGGAAGCCTGGTGCGAGCAGCGCGGCGCAGTACTCGTGACCGGTCAGGATCTGCGCCGCTCGGTCGAGATGTTGGTGGCTGGCGGAGGAGGACGCATGACGGTGCTTGCGGTCGAGGAGATTTCGGACGAAATCGAGTATCGGGTGCTGCATACGATTTGCGTCACCGAGCTCGAGCAGCCTGGAGCTTGCATGAGCGGCAGCGTCGAAGGATTCCGCGAATGA
- a CDS encoding EscU/YscU/HrcU family type III secretion system export apparatus switch protein: MSEKTEQPTESRLRQERRAGRISKSRDLTQAVAGAAWPLALALSFDFVFGAAVRVLHGLFELIGEERLPDSVRMDFAMSRVIVPTIALSVGVAAAGAAISIALELMQTKGLLSMKPVTPNFGKLNPINQLKSIFSLRTLVELAKNLVKVAAVGACTLVVIRVALPDLAAVATVDLPSTLNLTTSLLFRIATASIAVLVALAVIDVGYQRYEYIKGLKMTKDEVKRDYKQQEGDPLVKGERRRQHAELADR, encoded by the coding sequence ATGAGCGAGAAGACCGAACAGCCGACCGAAAGCCGGCTGCGCCAGGAGAGGCGGGCGGGGCGGATCTCCAAGTCCCGCGATCTGACTCAGGCCGTCGCTGGCGCAGCGTGGCCGCTTGCGCTTGCGTTGTCGTTCGACTTCGTGTTCGGGGCGGCGGTGCGAGTGCTGCACGGCTTGTTCGAGCTGATCGGCGAAGAAAGGCTGCCCGATTCCGTGCGAATGGATTTCGCGATGAGCAGGGTGATCGTGCCGACCATCGCATTGAGCGTCGGTGTGGCTGCGGCGGGAGCGGCAATCTCGATCGCGCTCGAACTGATGCAGACGAAAGGCCTGCTGAGCATGAAGCCCGTGACGCCGAACTTCGGCAAGCTGAATCCGATCAATCAGCTCAAGAGCATTTTTTCTCTGCGCACGCTCGTCGAACTGGCGAAGAATCTCGTCAAGGTCGCGGCGGTCGGGGCGTGCACGCTCGTGGTGATTCGCGTCGCGCTGCCGGATCTGGCCGCCGTCGCAACTGTCGATTTACCGTCGACCCTGAATTTGACGACGAGCCTGCTGTTCAGGATCGCGACGGCGTCGATCGCCGTGCTCGTCGCGCTCGCGGTGATCGACGTGGGCTATCAGCGGTACGAATACATCAAGGGTTTGAAGATGACGAAGGACGAAGTGAAGCGGGACTACAAGCAGCAGGAGGGCGACCCGCTCGTCAAGGGAGAAAGGCGACGGCAACACGCCGAACTGGCCGATCGATGA
- a CDS encoding FliI/YscN family ATPase, which yields MSDAGYESLGASFERRLNRALRGRRFGRLVEVTGAQVKVAGVDLRVGQLCELSRSGSDERVLGEVVGLTRETALVTLLGDVAGLGTSTLVRPCVDSHRVCVGAGLLGRVLDGLGRPLDGGPALDGMAARPSAAAPPPPLTRPLIRAILQTGVRAIDGFLTMGRGQRIGIFAPAGTGKSTLLGMMARNMASGTVCVVALIGERGREVREFLDEILSVTQRQSTVVVAATSDRPSMERIKAAYTATTIAEYFRDEGYDVLLLCDSVTRFARAMRETGLAAGEPAVRRGYPPSVFAALPGLVERAGPAKNGNITALYTVLLEDAEITDPIGEEIRSLLDGHIVLSPKLASAGHYPAIDIRSSISRVMPQLVDFTTARAAARCREWIARYDDAELLLQIGEYRDGGDPVLDSAIAAHGDLTGFLKQGTRESVAIEETTMRLRDIAQQYAGAGD from the coding sequence ATGAGCGACGCCGGATACGAATCGCTTGGCGCGTCGTTCGAGCGGCGCCTGAATCGTGCGCTGCGGGGCCGGCGATTCGGCAGGCTCGTCGAAGTGACGGGGGCGCAAGTCAAGGTCGCGGGCGTCGATCTGCGCGTCGGTCAGCTATGCGAGCTGTCGCGTTCCGGAAGTGATGAGCGCGTACTGGGCGAGGTCGTCGGACTGACGCGCGAAACCGCGCTCGTCACGCTGCTGGGCGACGTGGCGGGACTCGGTACTTCGACGCTCGTGCGACCGTGCGTGGACAGCCATCGCGTCTGCGTCGGCGCAGGTTTGCTCGGGCGCGTGCTGGACGGGTTGGGGCGGCCGCTCGACGGCGGTCCGGCACTCGATGGCATGGCCGCGCGTCCGAGTGCGGCGGCGCCTCCTCCGCCGTTGACCCGGCCCTTGATTCGGGCGATTCTGCAGACCGGCGTCCGGGCGATCGACGGATTTCTGACGATGGGGCGCGGGCAGCGCATTGGCATATTCGCCCCGGCGGGCACCGGGAAAAGCACGTTGCTCGGCATGATGGCGCGCAATATGGCTTCCGGGACCGTGTGTGTCGTTGCGCTGATCGGGGAACGGGGGCGCGAGGTGCGCGAGTTCCTGGACGAGATTCTCTCGGTGACGCAACGGCAAAGCACAGTCGTCGTCGCAGCGACGTCGGATCGACCGTCGATGGAGCGCATCAAGGCCGCATATACAGCAACGACGATTGCAGAATATTTTCGCGACGAAGGGTACGACGTGCTGCTGCTGTGCGATTCCGTGACGCGTTTCGCGCGCGCGATGCGCGAAACCGGGCTGGCGGCCGGGGAGCCCGCGGTCCGGCGCGGCTATCCGCCGTCCGTATTTGCCGCGCTGCCTGGCCTTGTCGAACGGGCGGGCCCGGCGAAAAACGGAAACATCACGGCGTTGTACACGGTGCTATTGGAAGACGCCGAGATAACAGACCCGATCGGAGAAGAGATTCGCTCGCTGCTGGACGGACATATCGTGCTGTCTCCCAAGCTGGCGAGTGCCGGACATTATCCGGCGATCGACATACGAAGCAGCATCAGCCGTGTGATGCCGCAGTTGGTCGACTTCACGACGGCAAGGGCGGCGGCCCGATGTCGCGAATGGATCGCGCGCTACGACGATGCCGAATTGCTGCTGCAAATCGGCGAATATCGCGACGGGGGCGATCCGGTATTGGATAGTGCGATTGCGGCGCATGGCGATCTGACCGGCTTTCTCAAGCAAGGCACGCGGGAATCCGTAGCGATCGAGGAAACCACGATGCGTTTGCGCGACATTGCACAGCAGTACGCGGGAGCGGGCGATTGA
- the sctJ gene encoding type III secretion system inner membrane ring lipoprotein SctJ yields the protein MQRDDIIAKRPFLRRSRSLWLAAFAAATLTACGNAALFDQIGESDANEMLSVLGRAGIPAGKDQRSADGWRLSVASSDVALALEILNSAGLPRERFKSIGELFPKEGLIATPVEEHMRSIYAISQELSKTISIIDGVISARVHLNIPKREPLLRARQTPTASVFVKYRAEVNMQQNTLAIKDLVVGAVKDLDRSNVTVALFPWSPQSAMPASTEYVQTLGMAVSPRSYGRLMWLVFLPWILLGAGVAAGLFVVARSMERDWLGRMSEGKLKRWLKRIRQSHE from the coding sequence ATGCAGCGTGACGACATCATCGCAAAGCGTCCGTTTCTTCGACGTTCCAGGTCGCTGTGGCTGGCGGCATTCGCCGCCGCGACACTGACCGCTTGTGGCAATGCCGCGCTGTTCGACCAGATCGGCGAAAGCGATGCGAACGAGATGCTGTCGGTGTTGGGGCGAGCGGGCATTCCCGCCGGGAAGGATCAGCGCAGCGCCGACGGATGGCGCTTGTCGGTGGCAAGCTCCGATGTCGCGCTCGCGCTCGAAATCCTGAACTCGGCAGGCTTGCCTCGCGAACGGTTCAAGAGCATCGGCGAGCTATTCCCGAAAGAAGGTTTGATCGCGACGCCTGTCGAGGAGCATATGCGCTCGATTTACGCGATCTCGCAGGAGTTGAGCAAGACGATCTCGATTATCGATGGCGTCATCTCGGCGCGTGTACATCTCAACATTCCGAAGCGCGAACCGTTGTTGCGCGCTCGGCAGACGCCGACTGCCTCGGTATTCGTCAAATACCGGGCCGAGGTCAACATGCAGCAGAACACGCTCGCGATCAAGGATCTCGTCGTCGGGGCCGTCAAGGATCTCGATCGGTCGAACGTGACAGTCGCGCTGTTTCCATGGTCTCCGCAATCGGCGATGCCCGCGTCGACCGAATATGTCCAGACACTCGGCATGGCGGTTTCGCCGCGCAGCTACGGGAGATTGATGTGGCTGGTTTTTCTGCCATGGATTTTGCTCGGCGCGGGCGTGGCGGCGGGTCTCTTCGTCGTGGCGCGCTCGATGGAGCGCGACTGGCTCGGACGGATGAGCGAGGGAAAACTGAAGCGATGGCTGAAGAGAATCAGGCAATCTCATGAATGA
- a CDS encoding FliH/SctL family protein — protein sequence MFEAIDLRKRLVADLEQARVDRLAAIEDARRDGYAQGKREAFQTMAERLQNAHGFFDRAHATFEAQFASFVRLAVTRLVGQLSDGARVQAVIQHARAEFEEAHALSVVVHPDDASAARDAMARWPSSGRSVLVEDASIGRGDCRLESPFAVVEYEWRALFEGIERAALEAWRDTEPLEKERG from the coding sequence TTGTTCGAAGCGATCGACCTGCGTAAGCGTCTCGTTGCGGACCTCGAGCAGGCACGCGTCGATCGACTGGCCGCGATTGAAGACGCGCGTCGGGACGGTTACGCACAAGGCAAGCGAGAAGCCTTCCAGACCATGGCGGAGCGCTTGCAAAACGCACACGGTTTTTTCGATCGCGCGCACGCAACCTTCGAGGCGCAATTCGCGAGCTTTGTCCGGTTGGCAGTGACGCGACTCGTTGGCCAGCTATCGGATGGCGCGAGAGTGCAGGCGGTGATTCAGCATGCGCGCGCGGAATTTGAAGAGGCGCATGCGCTGAGCGTCGTCGTGCATCCCGACGACGCATCCGCGGCGCGCGACGCGATGGCGCGCTGGCCGTCGTCGGGACGATCGGTGCTCGTGGAAGACGCGTCGATCGGACGAGGCGATTGCCGACTCGAATCTCCGTTTGCCGTAGTCGAGTACGAATGGCGCGCGCTATTCGAGGGAATTGAACGAGCGGCGCTTGAAGCCTGGCGCGATACGGAGCCGCTCGAGAAGGAGAGAGGGTGA
- a CDS encoding flagellar biosynthetic protein FliQ — MDTFSLGHAVEQVMASVVIVSGPVVLAALVVGVLVGIAQAVTQVQDQSIGYGVKIAVVLFILALFGKWMAVEMLAAFERGFEWIPQIGSGSAGT; from the coding sequence ATGGATACGTTTTCGCTCGGGCACGCAGTCGAGCAGGTGATGGCGTCGGTCGTGATCGTCAGCGGGCCCGTGGTGCTCGCGGCCCTCGTGGTCGGCGTGCTCGTGGGCATCGCTCAGGCCGTGACTCAGGTCCAGGATCAGTCGATCGGATATGGCGTCAAGATTGCGGTCGTGCTGTTCATTCTCGCGCTCTTCGGCAAGTGGATGGCCGTCGAGATGCTCGCCGCGTTCGAGCGCGGCTTCGAATGGATTCCGCAAATCGGTTCGGGGAGCGCCGGCACGTGA
- a CDS encoding FliM/FliN family flagellar motor switch protein: MSRVEWHTLNQLIALSCRRIGFRPLGDAKSNGTERATCLVTDIGGVRIAIYFAGYRRGPHRRWFAFDSLSPAMRAELWSLRNAGLLDALEQVFAAPVSIHAVADEAVPAGLMRVSLRLAWIEIGCWADAATAARALVPTRAHRLPALPALSALPVACTLRLRGVRLDRAEYLALGFGDIVVIGRESTGPLRGELVADGLGYRYPVACEKEGTVMIEQDEMTLDTRSARADLDDRHVELTVVLATCRMTLGELANLRSGQVLRLAKAADEMSVDLCYCDSRFAQGRLVEIDGLLGVRIDAMSVSAAA, from the coding sequence TTGTCGCGCGTCGAATGGCACACGCTGAATCAATTGATCGCGCTGTCGTGCCGACGCATCGGTTTCAGGCCGCTTGGCGATGCGAAAAGCAACGGAACGGAGCGTGCGACGTGCCTGGTGACGGATATCGGCGGAGTGAGGATCGCCATTTATTTCGCCGGATATCGGCGTGGACCGCATCGGCGCTGGTTTGCCTTCGACAGCCTGTCGCCGGCAATGCGCGCCGAGCTATGGTCATTGCGCAATGCAGGGTTGCTCGACGCGCTCGAACAGGTGTTTGCCGCACCGGTGTCGATACACGCCGTGGCCGACGAAGCGGTTCCCGCCGGCTTGATGCGGGTTTCATTGCGTCTGGCGTGGATCGAGATCGGCTGCTGGGCTGATGCGGCGACGGCGGCGCGTGCGCTCGTGCCGACGCGCGCGCACAGGCTGCCCGCGCTGCCCGCGCTGTCCGCGCTGCCCGTTGCTTGCACGCTGAGGCTGCGCGGAGTGCGTTTGGATCGCGCCGAATACCTGGCGCTCGGATTCGGCGACATCGTCGTGATCGGACGAGAGAGCACGGGGCCGCTGCGCGGCGAGTTGGTCGCAGATGGTTTGGGCTACCGATATCCGGTGGCTTGCGAGAAGGAAGGGACGGTGATGATCGAACAAGACGAAATGACGCTCGATACGCGCAGTGCGCGCGCGGATCTGGATGATCGGCACGTGGAACTGACGGTCGTACTGGCGACTTGCCGAATGACGCTGGGTGAGCTCGCGAATTTGAGAAGCGGGCAAGTGTTGCGGCTCGCGAAGGCCGCCGACGAGATGTCGGTTGATCTTTGCTATTGCGACTCGCGTTTCGCGCAAGGCCGTCTGGTCGAAATAGACGGGTTGCTGGGCGTGCGCATCGACGCGATGAGCGTGAGCGCTGCCGCATGA
- a CDS encoding EscT/YscT/HrcT family type III secretion system export apparatus protein produces the protein MDSANRFGERRHVNGLDDLEKAIAVLALMLPRGYGLLLAIPPLMKAGHAWTMRLPIALALALPSLPFAYHMMPSALPAGQIAFVAVREFALGVLTGMFFLPLFSVPRAVGTFVDQQAGLMSVQLFDPTSTERSATVFADVFEQSALFMFVASGGFGALGELYAMSQRFWPVTEMNAPPIADVTDIARQGFNAMVDTAIRHAGPFVATLILVEYGIGLIGRAAPQLNILTTSVAIKLVFALVLIAIVDPGFTDAFVDAFHEAQAFAAQFLRRVEGT, from the coding sequence ATGGATTCCGCAAATCGGTTCGGGGAGCGCCGGCACGTGAACGGGCTGGACGATCTCGAGAAGGCGATCGCCGTGCTGGCGTTGATGCTGCCGCGCGGCTACGGATTGCTGCTCGCGATTCCGCCGTTGATGAAGGCGGGGCACGCGTGGACGATGCGCTTGCCGATCGCGCTCGCGCTCGCGTTGCCGTCGCTTCCGTTCGCCTATCACATGATGCCGAGCGCGCTGCCGGCCGGTCAGATCGCATTCGTGGCCGTCAGGGAGTTCGCGCTGGGCGTTCTGACCGGCATGTTTTTCCTGCCGCTCTTCTCAGTGCCGCGGGCGGTCGGAACGTTCGTCGATCAGCAAGCGGGCCTGATGTCGGTGCAATTGTTCGACCCGACCTCTACCGAACGATCCGCGACGGTTTTCGCCGACGTGTTCGAGCAAAGCGCGCTCTTCATGTTCGTCGCGTCCGGAGGATTCGGCGCGCTCGGTGAACTGTATGCAATGTCGCAACGCTTTTGGCCGGTGACGGAAATGAATGCGCCGCCGATCGCTGATGTGACCGACATCGCAAGGCAAGGCTTCAACGCGATGGTGGATACGGCGATTCGTCATGCAGGGCCGTTCGTTGCGACGTTGATTCTGGTCGAATACGGAATCGGCCTGATCGGGCGCGCCGCGCCGCAATTGAACATTCTGACGACGTCGGTCGCGATCAAGCTGGTTTTCGCGTTGGTCTTGATCGCGATCGTCGATCCGGGGTTTACCGATGCGTTCGTCGACGCGTTTCATGAAGCGCAGGCGTTCGCCGCGCAGTTTCTTCGTCGGGTGGAAGGGACATGA
- a CDS encoding ParB N-terminal domain-containing protein, translated as MTSVNSKPLGSLTLPIHDSTDVRGAGEPISADVIPVANSQVFRTGHSDATVDRLTKYENERSNRRPRALQEPIRHINESYSDYQKRRMAAGYPVDPQESRRSPWDIVLELIFTFAAGGPIGGGPSVRPIPVRPSPRPSTIPSPRPSLAASRSSSISFENTPLIPPKSGAPTKISARPSPVRPQIELNEGGGLSGGESGAVIQDSGVAPEPTGGAHLPAEREPESLSRETWNRQSKDDLNDDLVQKINETFEYSLDVRVHTSKTGEKTYLIYDLDDKAYISIESNETWYPTETYNYHEIYTWRTGNPDQKYAPIDKFAQSRESLDGKRYGSVIEAIKKGVRIEPVQVKIVSLEGETKFEIVNGNHRLAAARVLRLKTVPYEIVR; from the coding sequence ATGACATCAGTTAATTCCAAGCCTCTTGGGTCGCTCACACTTCCGATTCATGACAGTACGGATGTTCGAGGCGCAGGTGAACCCATATCGGCCGACGTCATTCCGGTCGCAAATTCACAGGTGTTCCGCACCGGCCATTCAGACGCAACTGTCGATCGACTGACAAAATACGAAAATGAACGATCGAACAGAAGGCCGCGGGCGCTGCAAGAACCTATACGGCATATTAACGAAAGCTATTCAGACTATCAAAAACGAAGAATGGCGGCGGGTTATCCAGTCGATCCTCAGGAGTCTCGTAGATCGCCGTGGGACATTGTATTAGAACTGATTTTTACTTTTGCTGCTGGTGGGCCGATAGGAGGGGGCCCCAGTGTCAGGCCAATTCCGGTCCGTCCATCGCCGCGTCCGTCCACCATCCCGTCACCACGCCCGTCCCTCGCTGCATCGCGATCGTCTTCGATTTCCTTCGAGAACACACCGTTGATTCCACCAAAATCCGGCGCCCCGACTAAAATTAGTGCGCGGCCGTCCCCTGTGAGGCCACAGATCGAACTCAATGAAGGTGGTGGCTTGTCAGGTGGAGAGAGTGGCGCGGTGATCCAGGATTCAGGTGTGGCGCCCGAGCCAACTGGCGGAGCCCATCTACCCGCCGAGCGAGAGCCGGAATCGTTATCCCGAGAAACTTGGAATCGTCAATCGAAGGACGATCTGAACGATGATTTAGTTCAGAAAATTAATGAGACATTTGAATATTCTCTGGATGTGCGAGTTCATACGTCGAAAACCGGCGAAAAGACATATCTGATTTATGATCTGGATGATAAAGCTTACATCTCCATCGAATCAAATGAGACTTGGTATCCCACCGAGACTTATAATTATCATGAAATTTATACATGGAGAACCGGAAATCCAGATCAGAAATACGCACCGATCGATAAATTTGCTCAGAGCCGTGAATCGCTGGATGGGAAGCGTTACGGGAGCGTAATCGAAGCAATAAAAAAAGGAGTGCGCATTGAACCAGTTCAGGTAAAAATTGTTTCCTTGGAAGGGGAAACCAAATTCGAAATCGTTAACGGCAATCACCGGCTTGCCGCTGCACGCGTGCTGAGGTTAAAGACTGTTCCATACGAAATTGTGCGTTAG
- the sctR gene encoding type III secretion system export apparatus subunit SctR — protein sequence MTLDQPLDLLALAVAMSMLPAACVLVTSFTKIAVVFALVKNAIGIQQVPSTLVTNALALIVTLYVMAPVLSDVAANASNGPARGQSRIEWLSGAVSGPVGGFMKKHVDPREQERLIASAAQIWPDAMAKSVKPDDFFILAPAFAISELTAAFKIGFVLYLAFVAIDLIVANILMAMGMIMFSPTIVSIPLKIVLFALADGWSRLIQSLILTYR from the coding sequence ATGACCCTCGATCAGCCGCTCGACCTGCTCGCGCTGGCCGTCGCGATGAGCATGCTGCCCGCAGCCTGCGTGCTCGTCACGTCGTTTACGAAGATCGCCGTCGTGTTCGCGCTCGTGAAGAACGCGATCGGCATTCAGCAGGTGCCGTCGACGCTCGTTACGAACGCTCTCGCGCTCATCGTAACCCTGTACGTGATGGCGCCCGTGCTGAGCGACGTGGCGGCGAACGCATCGAACGGGCCTGCACGCGGGCAAAGTCGGATCGAGTGGCTCTCGGGGGCCGTGAGCGGTCCGGTTGGCGGATTCATGAAAAAGCACGTCGATCCTCGCGAGCAGGAACGCTTGATCGCCAGCGCTGCGCAAATCTGGCCGGACGCCATGGCGAAGTCCGTGAAGCCGGACGATTTCTTCATCCTCGCGCCCGCATTCGCGATTTCGGAGCTGACCGCGGCGTTCAAGATCGGTTTCGTACTGTATCTGGCGTTCGTCGCCATCGACTTGATCGTCGCCAATATTCTCATGGCGATGGGAATGATTATGTTCTCGCCGACGATCGTGTCGATTCCGTTGAAGATCGTGCTGTTCGCCCTAGCGGACGGCTGGTCCCGGCTCATTCAGTCGCTGATCTTGACCTATCGCTAA